In Ignavibacteriales bacterium, the sequence ATTGGACAAAGGGCACCTTGATTCAACGGATGAGTTTTCATGCCGCTCAAACTCACCGGTTGATTGCCAATGCAGCGCGCACGCATCCCGCAGGCAGCGGGACACAGCGAGCACGTAGTGAGTTTATACGAAACATCTCCACGGCTTGGCTCCGGAATCCACGGCCAGTTTTGTGTCCAGATAGCCGAATCGTCTAAGGCTTTCCATGGAATCGGAGTTAAAAGAAAACCGAGGGCAGACCCTCCAACAAAACGCAGTATCTCTCTTCGTGTAATATTCATTTCCATAGGTTTCAATTTCACTTATGACATTTCAAACAGGTATTGGGAATATTGTGCTTGGTGTGGCAGCCAGCGCAATCATCCATTTTCATTCCGTCCCATGATGCAGACTTTATCCCGGAGATGGAACTTCCCCAGATATCGCGGCTGTACCCGCTGATGCGATTGCGTTCATAAGTGCGTAAACTGTCGGTTGTTCCATGCGGACCATGACATTGATCACACTTTATGCTGGCAAGTTTGACGTGCGAGGCGTGAGAGAAGTATGCGTTCTGCGGCTGGCGCGCATACACCAGCCAAGGAATCTCGCGATTCTGCTTTACGTATTCTTCAACGAGCTTTTTTTCGTGAGGTGATGTACCGATGATGTCTGCATGACATTCACTGCATTTGCTGAGTGTTGGAATTCCCGTAAACCGTCCATCATCTTTGAATGCGTGACAATTGTCGCATGTCATTCCGGCAGTTTCAGTATGGATCTTATGACTGAATTGAAGCGGTTGTTCTTTTCTTTCATATAACAAATACGGGAACACAACCCACCCTACAAACAGCATAATACACAACCCGGCGAGGAACCAAAGAAACTGAAATTTCATTACTATGTTTTTCTCCAATTAGCATATGGCGAGAAGAATTCATTGAATAAATGTAAGAGTTCTTGTCTATTGAGGTGATTTAAAAAATCGGGATGCGCGAATCCGCCATCCATCATCATGGGCTGATCATCGCCTTGATTCGGAATAATCTGATCATGGATGAATTCAGAGAGATGACGAACCTCCCTCTTCATCCATTGAACTGCTTCCTCTCCACGTACCATTGTAGATGCGAGAGCCATGGATTGAGAAGAATTCGTTTCTAATAACGTTCCTTCATAGAGCCATCCTGAAGTGTACGGGTGTGAGACCAGCTTGTGTAAATCGGCACGTATATAGGAGTTTACTCTGGTGACATTGACAGGAACTGGAAAGACCAGTTGTATATCAACGCCGTGCATGGTGAGCACAACTGTTGGGTGTGCGGAACTGTCTGATGGAAGAAAGTTGATAGCGTCGATGCGTTGAAAGATTTGAGTGAGAAATGCATCTACGCCGATATGGCACATTCCGTCGTTCGCCTGATCCAGCCACATATGGTTCATAGAATACGCAAGGTGTGCCGGAAGATGAATACCGTCACTTACCGTCTCTTGTGCGGTTTCGTTTGCAGCGCCAACATTATCCGGTGCCGCAATTGAAAGAAAGAGATCGCAATATCGGTGTCCGTCGTTGCCGCATCGGATAATAGATGATTCGCTGTACGGTACATATTTCGTTACCGATGAAGCGGAACAATACTGCACCAGCGACTCTTGAAGGAATGGGCAGCGCGTCTGTTGAGGATGTTCCTCGTGATGCTGCTTCAGCGAAGGACAATTCACATAGTCTTTTGATGAGCATCTCTCATTCAGTGTTTCGTGAGGCATGCTGGCAATCATTTTCTTGATTGCCGATCCCTGACAATATTTCACCTGCGCTTCACGCAGAAAAGGACAACGCATTTACTTCGTCCCTGTCATTGAACATCAAAAATCACAATATTGAATGAATGCAATTGAGACTTGTTCATTGGAATTTATTTCTTCCCTCGACGTTTTTGTTTTGGCTTGGAATCGCGCGTTAAACCTTTTTCGGATACTGCGAGTGGCTTTTCATCAACGCGCTCACCTCCGTCTGCCATTGTGATACCAAGATCGGTAACAACCAGTGCGTGATCATCAACTTCAATAAGATTCGCTTTACGCTTTCGGACACGCACAAGAACTTCCTGAATCACTCCGTATCCAACAACCACACAACAGATGAGTGTAACAACGCCAAGAGCAATGTTCGTAACATTCAGCCAGAATGTGTTTGGATCATTCAAGTCAAACATGGTTATCTCCTTATTTTAAGGTTCTTTCGTATTTTTCCTGCATCTGCATCTCCTTTTACAAGAACCTTGCCAAAATAATTCGGAATAAGAATTGACAATTTTGTGGTTATTAGAGGATTACGCTACATAAAAGAGAAGTCGTTTTCCTCCTTTTTCGGGAAAACCGACAAAGTTGTCGTGTATTCCAACATAACGAGTTAATCCCGACATACATAAAAAAAGGCTCGTCTCAAACAGTAAAGACGAGCCTTGAAATAAAACACTGGATTAACAAAACTAGGTAGTTATTCCGTTGCAGCAATAACCGGAGCTTCGGGTTGTGCAAAACTAAAAGTTCCTTGCTTCACCAAGTTCTCATAATACCATGCACACGTCGCTTGAACTTTCGTGCTTTCGTCAAACTTTACTGCCATCTTCACCGCATAAACACCCCGTGCATCGCCAATTTTGCAGAGCGCCCACGCCGCGGCAACACGCAAATTATCATTGGTTTGATTATGCAGGATAGCCATCAGGGGAACGACAGCCCGAGACGATTGTATTTTGCCAAGCATCAGTACGCAACTTCGTTGAAGGCCTGGATTATCGTTTGCCAACCCGACGAATAAGTTATCTTCGATAAGCGCCTTATTGGCGTTCGGTGGAAGGACTGATTCCTCCGCTACCACAGGGATTGTGAATGCGATCACTAAAAGTGACGCAAGCAGAATGATTGATTTTTTCATAACGACCTCCTTGAAAAATTGATAAACATCCGAAAAAAAGTTGGAATTTATTAGCTTATCAAATAGTACGGGAGCCGAGATGAGAAGTTCTTTATTTTCGATAAGCGGTAGAAATGGCGATACAAGAGGGATGGAATCGACGACGAATGGGACAATGCGCCTTCAGTGGAATTCTAAGATGATTGCTGAATAAGGCTATCAAGTTATTCTTATAATTGCGACCCAGATTCAAGAGAATTAGTTGACTTGACTGTGCTATGATACATTTGCTTTGTATTGTGAAGCATTAATTGTGATCGATTTTGGGGCCAATCTGTAGCTGGCATTACGGGTCGTATCTTTATCGCAAACGTCCGCTCAATCCTTTCTCTTTTTTTTGTATATTGTAACAGAAATTACTGTTGAATAAAGGACAACGTTCAAGTGTTTAGAAAAATTGTTACAAGAATTAAGAATGTGTTCGGTGTAACTTCAAAACCTATTTCACCGCCATTAGCAGCAACGATAAAAGAACCGAAATCATCTTCAGGGCGACCTATAGGATTTCCACACGAAAAGCCAGAAGGGACACACCATCCGCGTGATCTACGAAAACGCGAGACCCATGCAGAGTATGCAGCGCGAAGAGCAAAACTTGTACAGCGTGCACTATCCTCTCCTCCTCCTCCGATCGTGCCGTCTGCACCATGGGATAGTTCGGTCTTCAAAGTTCCTGTCGTCGATGGTAAAACACGTTTTCATGATTTCGAACTTCCACGTGAGATCATGCACGCAGTGTACGATCTTAAGTTTCACTATTGTACTCCTGTGCAGGCAGAGACCCTCGTCAAGTCGCTCATTGGTGAGGATGTGACTGCGCAGGCACAAACCGGAACGGGAAAAACCGCCGCTTATCTCATTACCATTTTTACTCACTTTCTTAAACATCCCATCGAAGGGAAACGGCATCACGGCACTCCACGTGCACTGATACTCGCACCGACACGTGAGCTTGTGATGCAAATTGAGCGAGATGCGCGCGGGCTCGGCAAATATATCGCTTGCAGTATTCTGTCTATTCTCGGCGGTATGGATTATACGAAACAAGCGGAAGTTTTGAAAAGTGAACCATGCGATATTCTTATGTGCACTCCCGGCCGTCTGATCGATTTTATGAAAAAGAAGCTAGTGGACTTAAGCAAAGTAGAAATTCTCGTTCTCGATGAAGCCGACCGTATGCTCAATATGGGATTCATAGATGCTGTTCGTTTCATTGTCTTAAGCACGCCGCCGAAAGCAAAACGGCAGACCATGTTC encodes:
- a CDS encoding cytochrome c3 family protein; amino-acid sequence: MKFQFLWFLAGLCIMLFVGWVVFPYLLYERKEQPLQFSHKIHTETAGMTCDNCHAFKDDGRFTGIPTLSKCSECHADIIGTSPHEKKLVEEYVKQNREIPWLVYARQPQNAYFSHASHVKLASIKCDQCHGPHGTTDSLRTYERNRISGYSRDIWGSSISGIKSASWDGMKMDDCAGCHTKHNIPNTCLKCHK
- a CDS encoding HEAT repeat domain-containing protein, producing the protein MKKSIILLASLLVIAFTIPVVAEESVLPPNANKALIEDNLFVGLANDNPGLQRSCVLMLGKIQSSRAVVPLMAILHNQTNDNLRVAAAWALCKIGDARGVYAVKMAVKFDESTKVQATCAWYYENLVKQGTFSFAQPEAPVIAATE
- a CDS encoding DEAD/DEAH box helicase; this encodes MFRKIVTRIKNVFGVTSKPISPPLAATIKEPKSSSGRPIGFPHEKPEGTHHPRDLRKRETHAEYAARRAKLVQRALSSPPPPIVPSAPWDSSVFKVPVVDGKTRFHDFELPREIMHAVYDLKFHYCTPVQAETLVKSLIGEDVTAQAQTGTGKTAAYLITIFTHFLKHPIEGKRHHGTPRALILAPTRELVMQIERDARGLGKYIACSILSILGGMDYTKQAEVLKSEPCDILMCTPGRLIDFMKKKLVDLSKVEILVLDEADRMLNMGFIDAVRFIVLSTPPKAKRQTMFFSATMSSEVKRLAETWTRQAFEVNIMPDKVAVESVEQITYITTYNQKAALVYNLIMQKHLDRVLMFVNRKDEARRVKELLETYGVSCALLSGDVEQHQRIRRLERFREGKIRVLVATDVASRGLHVEGISHVINYNMPQDVEEYVHRIGRTGRAGANGISINFADEDDAYELVKLEEYLGKKIKCTYPDENLTAPIPPLPPHRSTEKEEHAGYHRRNSSRQNRR